A window from Embleya scabrispora encodes these proteins:
- a CDS encoding dihydrodipicolinate synthase family protein translates to MTARLLLPTMSGTVEPYDLTGVHLGAAPGGPAFRERTAYAAAHVVADPLADNTPGRPAAPDWDATLAFRRHLWSHGFAVADAMDTAQRNMGLDWAATAELIRRSAAEAATIGDPYALIACGAGTDHAGVGLTVDQVIAAYTEQIAVVEESGAKVVLMASRQLAAAAQGPEDYRRVYDALLRQVRRPVVLHWLGEVFDPALAGYWGSADVDAATETFLDLVREHADRVDGVKVSLLDRDHEVRLRAQLPAGVRLYTGDDFHYPELIRGDGRHFSHALLGIFDAIAPVAAGALRALDAGDTDRYEALMAPTVPLSRHLFAAPTYHYKTGIVFLAWLTGRQSAFTMVAGAQSARSVPHLAEAFRLADAAGLFPDPELAASRMRALLIVAGVAS, encoded by the coding sequence ATGACCGCCCGCCTGTTGCTGCCCACGATGTCCGGCACGGTCGAGCCGTACGACCTCACCGGCGTGCACCTGGGCGCGGCCCCCGGCGGCCCGGCCTTCCGCGAACGCACCGCGTACGCCGCCGCGCACGTAGTGGCCGACCCGCTCGCCGACAACACCCCGGGCCGGCCGGCGGCACCCGACTGGGACGCCACCCTCGCCTTCCGGCGCCACCTGTGGTCGCACGGCTTCGCCGTCGCCGACGCGATGGACACCGCGCAACGCAACATGGGCCTGGACTGGGCGGCCACCGCCGAGTTGATCCGCCGCAGCGCCGCCGAGGCGGCCACGATCGGCGATCCGTACGCGCTGATCGCCTGCGGCGCGGGCACGGACCACGCCGGCGTCGGGCTGACCGTGGACCAGGTGATCGCCGCCTACACGGAGCAGATCGCGGTGGTCGAGGAATCGGGCGCCAAGGTCGTGCTGATGGCGAGCCGGCAACTGGCCGCGGCGGCGCAGGGGCCGGAGGACTATCGGCGGGTGTACGACGCGCTGTTGCGCCAGGTACGGCGGCCGGTCGTGCTGCACTGGTTGGGCGAGGTCTTCGACCCGGCGCTGGCCGGCTACTGGGGCTCCGCCGACGTCGACGCGGCGACGGAGACGTTCCTGGATCTGGTGCGCGAGCACGCCGATCGGGTCGACGGGGTCAAGGTCTCGCTGCTCGACCGCGACCACGAGGTCCGGCTGCGCGCACAACTCCCCGCCGGAGTACGCCTCTACACCGGGGACGACTTCCACTACCCGGAGCTGATCCGGGGCGACGGGCGGCACTTCAGCCACGCCCTGCTCGGCATCTTCGACGCGATCGCGCCGGTCGCGGCGGGCGCGCTGCGGGCGTTGGACGCGGGTGACACGGATCGGTACGAGGCCCTGATGGCGCCGACGGTGCCGTTGTCCCGGCATCTGTTCGCGGCGCCGACCTACCACTACAAGACCGGCATCGTGTTCCTCGCGTGGCTGACCGGTCGTCAGTCCGCGTTCACCATGGTGGCGGGTGCGCAATCGGCGCGCTCGGTACCGCACTTGGCCGAGGCGTTCCGACTGGCCGACGCCGCGGGCCTGTTCCCGGATCCGGAGTTGGCGGCGTCCCGGATGCGGGCGCTGCTGATCGTGGCGGGGGTGGCATCGTGA
- a CDS encoding dienelactone hydrolase family protein, whose product MSVDGGAVLDGFAKRVVSLSGGEKTVHVAGNGPAVVVMPEMPGISPDVVRFAGWVRDAGFTVYVPSLFGVDGAYPTVELAEPILERACVSKEFRAFAGGGTSPVAVWLRALARTAHDECGGPGVGAVGMCFTGNFALSMTLEPAVIAPVLGQPSLPLDDPAALELSPEDAAAIRERFERDGLTALGLRFDNDKWCTGQRFAAYARLLGDRFDGRVLPGEYANPEPPPFFRDLVQTPHSVVTAHLVDEEGHPTVRARDEVLAFLRARLLPDRTTA is encoded by the coding sequence ATGAGTGTCGACGGCGGTGCCGTGCTGGACGGCTTTGCGAAACGCGTGGTCTCGCTGTCCGGAGGCGAGAAGACCGTCCACGTGGCCGGGAACGGGCCCGCGGTGGTCGTGATGCCGGAGATGCCGGGTATCAGCCCCGACGTGGTGCGCTTCGCCGGGTGGGTACGCGACGCGGGGTTCACCGTCTACGTGCCCTCGCTCTTCGGTGTCGACGGGGCGTATCCCACCGTCGAGCTCGCCGAGCCGATCCTCGAACGGGCGTGCGTCAGCAAGGAGTTCAGGGCGTTCGCGGGCGGCGGCACGAGCCCGGTGGCGGTGTGGCTGCGCGCGTTGGCCAGGACCGCGCACGACGAATGCGGCGGACCGGGTGTCGGCGCGGTGGGAATGTGCTTCACCGGCAACTTCGCGCTGAGCATGACGCTGGAACCGGCCGTCATCGCCCCGGTCCTCGGCCAACCCTCGCTACCGCTGGACGACCCGGCCGCCCTGGAGCTGTCGCCCGAGGACGCGGCCGCCATCCGCGAGCGGTTCGAACGCGACGGGCTCACCGCACTCGGCCTGCGCTTCGACAACGACAAGTGGTGTACCGGCCAACGCTTCGCCGCCTACGCGCGGCTCCTCGGCGACCGCTTCGACGGCCGCGTGCTCCCCGGCGAGTACGCGAACCCCGAGCCACCGCCGTTCTTCCGCGACCTGGTCCAGACCCCCCACAGCGTGGTCACCGCGCACCTCGTCGACGAGGAAGGCCACCCCACCGTGCGAGCCCGCGACGAAGTCCTCGCATTCCTCCGCGCCCGCCTGCTTCCCGATCGCACCACGGCCTGA
- a CDS encoding LacI family DNA-binding transcriptional regulator — protein sequence MPTPTPDAPAARPAGPVTLQQVAERAGVSSATASRALHGSSGTRIVGEELRKRVLDAARELRYVSNAPAQALARSTTSVVGVVVHDVADPYFAAIAAGAMGVAREHGLLVMLAATFRDPELELDYLARLRAQRARAVILAGSGFADREFTRRLAAEADAYRADGGHVIAVGSHGIAADTVRPANRAGAALAVRHLYDLGHRRFGIVSGPRSLTTVRDRLDGARRQLRALGLPLTPGQVVDGGFTREQARTAARTLLTGPSAPTALVVLNDVMAAGVLAALREDLGLRVPDQVSVVGFDDVPFAADLNPPLTTIRLPLADIGTQAMHMILTGPTVTPRTVDVDAELVPRSSTAPAPQP from the coding sequence ATGCCGACTCCGACGCCCGACGCGCCCGCGGCCCGACCGGCGGGCCCCGTCACCCTCCAGCAGGTGGCCGAGCGCGCCGGGGTCTCCTCCGCCACCGCCTCCCGCGCTCTGCACGGCAGCAGCGGGACCCGGATCGTGGGGGAGGAACTGCGCAAGCGCGTACTCGACGCCGCCCGCGAACTCAGGTACGTCTCCAACGCCCCGGCGCAGGCACTGGCCCGCTCCACGACGAGCGTGGTCGGCGTGGTGGTGCACGACGTCGCCGACCCGTACTTCGCGGCGATCGCGGCCGGCGCGATGGGCGTCGCGCGTGAGCACGGGCTGCTGGTGATGCTGGCCGCCACCTTCCGCGACCCCGAACTGGAACTCGACTACCTGGCCCGTCTGCGCGCCCAACGCGCCCGCGCGGTAATCCTGGCCGGCAGCGGCTTCGCCGACCGCGAGTTCACCCGACGCCTGGCCGCCGAGGCGGACGCCTACCGCGCCGACGGCGGCCACGTCATCGCGGTCGGCTCACACGGGATCGCGGCCGACACGGTGCGCCCGGCGAACCGCGCCGGCGCCGCCCTCGCCGTGCGCCACCTGTACGACCTCGGCCACCGGCGCTTCGGCATCGTGTCCGGCCCCCGCTCGCTGACCACGGTCCGGGATCGCCTGGACGGGGCCCGGCGGCAACTCCGGGCGCTGGGACTTCCCTTGACCCCCGGTCAAGTGGTCGACGGCGGGTTCACCCGGGAACAGGCCCGGACCGCCGCCCGCACCCTGCTGACCGGCCCGTCCGCACCGACCGCGCTCGTCGTCCTCAACGACGTGATGGCCGCCGGCGTACTGGCCGCCCTGCGGGAGGACCTGGGCCTGCGCGTACCGGACCAGGTCTCGGTGGTGGGCTTCGACGACGTCCCCTTCGCCGCCGACCTCAACCCACCGCTGACCACGATCCGCCTCCCCCTGGCCGACATCGGCACCCAGGCCATGCACATGATCCTCACCGGCCCAACGGTCACCCCACGCACGGTGGACGTGGACGCGGAACTGGTCCCCAGAAGCAGCACAGCCCCCGCCCCCCAGCCCTGA
- a CDS encoding sugar phosphate isomerase/epimerase family protein — MSANEAMGAEARDVPAAAGAAASHRTASDATALDVPSGRPAGVPTPAVGDARLARLALNQWTTREWSLREAVEGCVRAGLPAIGLWRDKVADAGLAESAKLVREAGLRVSSLCRGGFLTASEPAARAEAIADNRRAIEEAAALEAACLVLVVGGLPAEERDLPGARERVAEALAELAPYAGAHGVRLALEPLHPMYCADRAVLSTLDQALDLAEPHPVEQVGVVVDAFHVWWDPYLPAAIRRAGARIASFQICDWVLPLPADTLLARGMMGDGTIDFRAMAAMVEAAGYRGDIEVEIFNADVWSADPNAVVDTMKRRYVTELLG; from the coding sequence GTGAGTGCGAACGAGGCGATGGGCGCGGAGGCGCGGGACGTGCCGGCAGCGGCAGGCGCAGCGGCGTCACACCGAACCGCCTCCGACGCGACGGCGCTGGACGTCCCGAGCGGGCGACCCGCCGGCGTGCCCACGCCCGCGGTCGGCGACGCGCGGCTGGCGCGGCTTGCGCTCAACCAGTGGACGACGCGGGAGTGGTCGCTGCGCGAGGCGGTCGAGGGGTGTGTACGAGCCGGGCTGCCGGCGATCGGGCTGTGGCGGGACAAGGTCGCCGACGCTGGGCTCGCCGAGTCGGCGAAGCTCGTGCGCGAGGCCGGGTTGCGCGTCTCGTCGTTGTGCCGGGGCGGGTTCCTGACCGCGAGCGAACCGGCCGCGCGGGCCGAGGCGATCGCGGACAACCGTCGTGCGATCGAGGAGGCCGCGGCGTTGGAGGCGGCCTGTCTGGTCCTGGTCGTCGGCGGACTGCCCGCCGAGGAGCGGGACTTGCCGGGGGCGCGGGAGCGGGTGGCCGAGGCGTTGGCCGAACTCGCGCCGTACGCCGGGGCGCACGGGGTTCGGCTCGCGTTGGAGCCGCTGCACCCGATGTACTGCGCGGACCGCGCGGTGCTCTCCACCCTGGACCAGGCGCTGGACCTGGCCGAGCCGCATCCGGTCGAGCAGGTCGGCGTGGTCGTGGACGCGTTCCACGTGTGGTGGGATCCGTACCTGCCGGCGGCAATCCGTCGGGCCGGCGCGCGGATCGCCTCGTTCCAGATCTGCGACTGGGTGCTCCCGCTGCCTGCCGACACCCTCCTCGCCCGGGGCATGATGGGCGACGGCACGATCGACTTCCGCGCGATGGCGGCGATGGTCGAGGCGGCCGGGTACCGAGGCGACATCGAGGTGGAGATCTTCAACGCCGACGTCTGGTCCGCCGACCCGAACGCGGTCGTGGACACGATGAAGCGCCGGTACGTGACGGAACTGCTGGGCTGA
- a CDS encoding MFS transporter, producing MQKRYGGIWPYIAGAAAARTGDEMSGPALLLAGLAATGSAATASALLAAVTAAAALGGPVFGVLLDRTPRPGRLLTVTLAGYAAALGAILATLGRTPIAFTLLIALTAGLAGPALTGGWTSQLPHVVTPADLPRATTYDAMTFNLAALTGPALAGIITTLAGAQAAMTTAIVLICLALPAARALPPARTRMPSRTQMRRRRPTPPSAKTSPDTGVQTPRNHTAPQPTKASPSTRSHEPQEHPEPPPVPAPTPRNGIGADLVAGFRAIVGSPSLARATAASMLSCVGQGILLAGSPLLGERAFGSAAHGTTLLSLLAASALATNALLARRPRPLRPETVIQYSTLVLTGALLLAATAHPIPLIAAMLLAGMAEGPQLTALFTIRHREAPEALRSRIFTTGASLKITTFALGAALTGPLLAHSLTTALATAALFQTLATLSLTVKMPTHQEGERTNTGPEAE from the coding sequence ATGCAAAAGCGTTACGGAGGAATATGGCCCTACATCGCCGGAGCGGCCGCGGCGCGTACCGGTGACGAGATGTCGGGCCCGGCCCTGCTGCTGGCCGGCTTGGCGGCCACGGGGTCGGCCGCCACCGCCTCGGCACTCCTGGCCGCCGTCACCGCAGCGGCAGCACTCGGCGGTCCCGTCTTCGGCGTACTCCTGGACCGCACCCCCCGACCGGGCCGCCTGCTGACCGTCACGCTCGCGGGCTACGCGGCGGCACTCGGGGCAATCCTGGCAACGCTGGGCCGAACCCCGATCGCGTTCACACTGCTGATCGCCCTGACCGCAGGACTGGCCGGCCCGGCCCTGACCGGCGGCTGGACATCCCAGCTGCCCCACGTGGTCACCCCAGCCGACCTACCGCGCGCAACGACGTACGACGCAATGACATTCAATCTGGCCGCCCTGACCGGCCCGGCCCTGGCCGGAATCATCACGACCCTGGCGGGCGCACAGGCCGCAATGACAACGGCGATCGTCCTGATCTGTCTGGCCCTACCGGCCGCCCGAGCACTACCACCGGCCCGAACGCGGATGCCGTCCCGCACGCAGATGCGGCGGAGGCGCCCGACGCCACCATCAGCCAAGACATCACCCGACACCGGAGTACAGACCCCCCGGAACCACACGGCGCCACAACCGACCAAAGCGTCGCCCTCCACCCGCAGCCACGAACCCCAGGAGCACCCAGAACCACCGCCAGTTCCCGCCCCCACGCCCCGGAACGGCATCGGCGCCGACCTCGTCGCAGGCTTCCGGGCCATCGTGGGCTCACCATCCCTGGCCAGGGCCACGGCGGCGTCGATGTTGTCCTGTGTCGGACAGGGCATCCTGCTCGCCGGCAGCCCACTCCTCGGCGAACGCGCTTTCGGCTCAGCCGCCCACGGGACGACCTTGCTCTCACTGCTCGCCGCCTCGGCATTGGCAACCAACGCGCTCCTGGCCCGCCGACCGCGCCCACTGCGCCCGGAGACGGTGATCCAATACAGCACGCTGGTCCTCACCGGCGCCCTCCTGCTCGCGGCAACCGCCCACCCGATCCCACTGATCGCCGCGATGCTGCTCGCCGGCATGGCCGAAGGCCCGCAACTCACAGCCCTGTTCACAATCCGACACCGCGAGGCCCCCGAGGCCCTACGCAGCCGCATCTTCACCACCGGCGCGAGCCTGAAGATCACCACCTTCGCCCTCGGCGCAGCCCTCACCGGCCCCCTCCTCGCCCACTCCCTCACCACAGCCCTGGCCACGGCAGCCTTGTTCCAGACCCTGGCCACACTCAGCCTCACCGTAAAAATGCCGACCCACCAGGAAGGCGAAAGAACAAACACCGGACCCGAGGCCGAGTAA
- a CDS encoding helix-turn-helix domain-containing protein — protein MTSPHPLGEFLQARRARLQPGDVGLPAGTGLRRTQGLRREELAALAGLSIQYYTRLEQGRENNPGGAVLDGIASALRLNEEEHAHLYALANHAAERVPAGGVPADREVRPAIRALLERVRPWPAYLLGRTSDILAANPEVFALLPGLADWAPERRNSIRYLFLHPMARELFADWERAALSTTAQLRSLLAADPRDRELAALVDELTEGSPEFAVQWQRYDVRRRRSDQETYRHPQLGEITLAFEVLRMEGGQRITIYQPQEPDEEGRRVLRGLSELATKVRPEATE, from the coding sequence GTGACGTCACCACATCCGCTCGGAGAGTTCCTACAGGCCCGCCGTGCCCGTCTCCAGCCCGGCGACGTCGGGCTGCCCGCCGGCACCGGACTCCGTCGTACCCAGGGGCTGCGCAGGGAGGAGCTGGCCGCGCTGGCGGGGCTGAGCATCCAGTACTACACGCGCCTGGAGCAGGGCCGCGAGAACAACCCCGGTGGTGCGGTCCTGGACGGGATCGCGAGCGCGCTGCGGTTGAACGAGGAGGAGCACGCGCACCTGTACGCCCTGGCCAACCACGCGGCGGAGCGGGTGCCGGCCGGTGGTGTGCCCGCCGATCGAGAGGTACGGCCGGCGATCCGGGCGCTTCTGGAGCGGGTCCGACCCTGGCCGGCGTACCTGCTCGGTCGGACCAGCGACATCCTGGCCGCCAACCCCGAGGTGTTCGCGCTGCTGCCCGGGCTGGCCGACTGGGCGCCGGAGCGGCGCAACAGCATTCGGTACCTGTTCCTGCACCCGATGGCACGGGAGTTGTTCGCCGACTGGGAGCGGGCCGCGCTCAGCACCACGGCGCAACTGCGCTCGCTGCTCGCCGCCGACCCCAGGGACCGGGAGTTGGCCGCACTGGTGGACGAACTCACGGAGGGGAGTCCCGAGTTCGCGGTGCAGTGGCAACGGTACGACGTACGTCGGCGGCGTAGCGACCAGGAGACGTACCGGCATCCGCAACTCGGCGAGATCACACTCGCGTTCGAGGTGCTGCGAATGGAGGGCGGCCAGCGGATCACCATCTACCAGCCGCAGGAGCCGGACGAGGAGGGCCGCCGGGTGTTGCGGGGCCTGTCCGAACTGGCCACGAAGGTCAGGCCGGAGGCCACGGAGTAG
- a CDS encoding MFS transporter, with amino-acid sequence MPSTDPLPLPTPARRRRRFAGPAPEQAGFGARFTAAAALGSVLNPINSSIIAIALVSIGRAFGVDAGATTWLVSALYLATAIGQPTAGRLADLFGPRRVYLAGMALVALGGLIGFMGTSIGMLVVARVVLGLGTSAAYPAAMTMVRRQSERLARPAPGRVLNALAVAGQTTMAIGPPLGGLLIAVGGWRSMFLINIPLAAIAAGFAVCWLPADERRRRTGSAARELDPPGLLLFAATLTSVLLFLMRPTASRWWLLALGLPAGLALARWELRAYSPFLDVRMVARNGALTRTYLRQAVAMASTYCFIYGWTMWLEQSTGRSASTAGLLMTPSFVVAAGVSAVLTGPGLRTPLLAGAGVLTVGSATLLLLRADSPLWLLLVVSVVFGLQNGLANTANQRAMFRQAPAAATGTAAGLLRTFSYLGALASASLIGATFGPRATDAGLHHLAMILTVMSVVLVAATALDPALRAGRGVEGPGAGKPEAGKPRYARARRWAATRSRVAQRREQ; translated from the coding sequence ATGCCCTCGACGGATCCGCTCCCGCTCCCGACACCCGCGCGCCGGCGCCGCCGATTCGCCGGCCCCGCCCCCGAACAGGCCGGATTCGGGGCCCGGTTCACCGCGGCAGCCGCCCTCGGATCAGTGCTGAATCCGATCAACTCGTCCATCATCGCGATCGCGCTGGTGTCGATCGGCCGGGCGTTCGGCGTGGACGCGGGGGCCACGACGTGGCTGGTGTCGGCGTTGTACCTGGCCACCGCGATCGGGCAGCCGACGGCCGGGCGGCTCGCGGATCTGTTCGGGCCCAGGCGGGTGTACCTCGCCGGCATGGCGCTGGTCGCGCTCGGGGGGCTGATCGGTTTCATGGGCACGTCGATCGGCATGCTCGTGGTCGCGCGTGTGGTGCTCGGGCTGGGTACGTCGGCGGCCTATCCGGCGGCGATGACGATGGTGCGCAGGCAGTCCGAACGCCTCGCTCGGCCCGCGCCGGGACGGGTGTTGAACGCGCTCGCGGTGGCCGGGCAGACCACGATGGCGATCGGGCCGCCGCTGGGCGGGCTGTTGATCGCGGTCGGCGGGTGGCGGTCGATGTTCCTGATCAACATCCCGCTGGCGGCGATCGCGGCCGGGTTCGCGGTGTGTTGGCTGCCGGCGGACGAGCGCCGGCGGCGTACCGGCTCGGCGGCGCGGGAGCTGGATCCCCCGGGCCTGCTGCTGTTCGCCGCGACCTTGACGAGCGTACTGCTGTTCCTGATGCGGCCCACCGCGTCGAGGTGGTGGCTGCTCGCCCTCGGTCTGCCGGCCGGACTGGCGCTGGCCCGTTGGGAGTTGCGTGCGTACTCGCCGTTCCTGGACGTGCGGATGGTGGCCCGCAACGGCGCGCTGACCAGGACGTACCTGCGACAGGCGGTGGCGATGGCCTCGACCTACTGCTTCATCTACGGCTGGACCATGTGGCTGGAGCAGAGCACGGGCCGATCCGCGTCCACCGCCGGACTGCTGATGACGCCGTCGTTCGTGGTGGCCGCCGGGGTCTCGGCCGTGCTGACGGGACCGGGGCTGCGTACTCCCCTGCTGGCCGGTGCGGGCGTGCTGACAGTGGGCAGTGCGACCCTATTGCTGCTGCGCGCCGACTCGCCGCTGTGGCTGCTGCTCGTGGTGAGCGTCGTCTTCGGACTCCAGAACGGCCTGGCCAACACGGCCAACCAGCGGGCGATGTTCCGCCAGGCGCCGGCCGCCGCGACGGGCACGGCGGCCGGGCTGCTGCGTACCTTCTCCTATCTGGGCGCGCTGGCGTCGGCGAGCCTGATCGGCGCGACCTTCGGCCCCCGGGCGACCGACGCGGGGCTGCACCATCTGGCGATGATCCTGACGGTGATGTCGGTCGTATTGGTGGCAGCCACCGCGCTGGACCCGGCGCTGCGCGCGGGGCGGGGGGTCGAGGGACCGGGTGCCGGGAAGCCGGAGGCCGGAAAGCCGCGCTATGCCCGGGCGCGGCGGTGGGCGGCGACCCGTTCGCGCGTGGCGCAGCGCCGGGAGCAGTAG
- a CDS encoding Gfo/Idh/MocA family protein codes for MTTHTLGVVMNGVTGRMGYRQHLVRSILAIREQGGVALADGSRVVLEPVLVGRDADKLRAMADRHGIAAWTTNLDTALADPANTIYFDAQVTTAREKAIHAAIAAGKHIYTEKPTAETLSGALDLARAADAAGVKHGVVQDKLFLPGLLKLRRLIQGGFFGRILSIRGEFGYWVFEGDWQAAQRPSWNYRAEDGGGIVVDMFCHWSYVLENLFGRVEAVTAKAVTHIPTRWDEQGREYPATADDAAYGIFELAGGVVAQINSSWAVRVNRDELVEFQVDGTEGSAVAGLRRCRVQHRSATPTPVWNPDLPVTESFRDQWQEIPDNAGDSGFDNGFKVQWEDFVRHVVADAPFAFDFLAGARGVQLAECGLRSSAEGRRIELPVLDGKSA; via the coding sequence ATGACCACCCACACCCTCGGCGTCGTGATGAACGGCGTCACCGGCCGCATGGGCTACCGCCAGCACCTGGTCCGCTCGATCCTGGCCATCCGCGAGCAGGGCGGCGTGGCGCTGGCCGACGGGTCGCGGGTCGTGCTCGAGCCGGTGCTGGTCGGCCGTGACGCGGACAAGTTGCGCGCGATGGCCGACCGGCACGGCATCGCCGCCTGGACGACGAACCTGGACACCGCGCTCGCCGACCCCGCGAACACGATCTACTTCGACGCGCAGGTGACCACGGCGCGCGAGAAGGCGATCCACGCGGCGATCGCGGCGGGCAAGCACATCTACACCGAGAAGCCCACCGCCGAGACCCTGAGCGGCGCGCTGGACCTGGCCCGGGCCGCCGACGCCGCCGGGGTCAAGCACGGCGTGGTTCAGGACAAGCTGTTCCTGCCCGGACTGCTCAAGCTCCGCCGGTTGATCCAGGGCGGCTTCTTCGGCCGAATCCTCTCCATACGCGGCGAGTTCGGCTACTGGGTGTTCGAGGGCGACTGGCAGGCCGCACAGCGGCCGAGCTGGAACTACCGGGCCGAGGACGGCGGCGGCATCGTCGTGGACATGTTCTGCCACTGGTCGTACGTCCTGGAGAACCTGTTCGGCCGGGTCGAGGCGGTCACCGCCAAGGCCGTCACGCACATCCCCACCCGCTGGGACGAGCAGGGCCGGGAATACCCGGCCACCGCCGACGACGCGGCCTACGGCATCTTCGAACTCGCGGGCGGGGTCGTCGCGCAGATCAACTCGTCCTGGGCGGTGCGGGTCAACCGCGACGAACTGGTCGAGTTCCAGGTGGACGGTACCGAGGGCAGCGCTGTCGCCGGGCTGCGTCGATGCCGGGTCCAGCACCGCTCGGCGACGCCGACTCCGGTGTGGAACCCGGACCTTCCGGTCACCGAGTCCTTCCGGGACCAGTGGCAGGAGATCCCCGACAACGCGGGCGACAGCGGCTTCGACAACGGATTCAAGGTCCAGTGGGAGGACTTCGTCCGGCACGTGGTGGCCGACGCGCCGTTCGCCTTCGACTTCCTCGCGGGCGCGCGGGGCGTACAGCTGGCCGAGTGCGGCCTGCGCTCCTCGGCCGAGGGCCGGCGCATCGAGCTGCCCGTGCTCGACGGGAAGTCCGCATGA
- a CDS encoding CGNR zinc finger domain-containing protein: MRYIWRVLHSNDERATRHSVQAVTRRTVALVNALTADDPTPDPSPAAVAELLREHGESGPIELTPTDVADLRAAALLLRAVFAAEDVDAAADALNRLLRRGRGRLRLTSHAGRSPWHPHLDRDDDAPWGEWFLASSCLALTMLLWDRQRPPGGVCTSATCRHVFVDEGGGPPRRYCSRRCATRERVAAHRRARA; the protein is encoded by the coding sequence ATGCGTTACATTTGGCGGGTGCTGCACTCGAATGACGAGCGGGCCACCCGCCACTCCGTCCAGGCTGTCACCCGACGCACCGTCGCCCTGGTCAACGCGCTGACGGCGGATGATCCGACGCCCGACCCGTCCCCCGCCGCCGTGGCCGAACTCCTGCGCGAACACGGCGAGTCCGGTCCGATCGAGCTCACCCCGACCGATGTCGCCGACCTGCGTGCCGCCGCCCTGCTGCTGCGTGCGGTCTTCGCCGCCGAGGACGTCGACGCCGCCGCCGACGCGCTCAATCGCCTGCTTCGTCGGGGCCGGGGCAGGCTTCGGCTCACCTCGCACGCCGGTCGCAGCCCGTGGCATCCGCACCTCGACCGCGACGACGACGCGCCGTGGGGCGAATGGTTCCTCGCCTCGTCCTGCCTGGCCCTGACCATGCTGCTGTGGGATCGGCAACGCCCACCCGGCGGCGTCTGTACCTCGGCGACCTGCCGACACGTCTTCGTCGACGAGGGCGGAGGGCCGCCCCGCCGCTACTGCTCCCGGCGCTGCGCCACGCGCGAACGGGTCGCCGCCCACCGCCGCGCCCGGGCATAG
- a CDS encoding glycerate kinase — protein sequence MRIVLAPDSFKGTVEASVVAEVWAEGWSRARPGDEVVCVPLADGGEGTLDAVARAVPGAVRVPVGPVPGPDGRPVDGAWLRLPDGTGVVELAAVSGLPLMAAPDPTGAHTAGLGVVVGTALRAGVSALVVAVGGSASTDGGTGALAALGTRFHDSDGRELPYGGGPLARLAGIDTSGLAAPPPGGVQILTDVTNPLLGPTGAAAVFGPQKGATPADIAVLDAALARLAALLGGSPSAPGAGAAGGTAYGLATAWNASIVPGALRVAELAGLPDALVGADLVITGEGRFDATSAQGKVVGTVLDLVHHGAGVPVALIAGSIAAPLPPGVPTAIDLTALSGSSTEARTNPTHWLREAATRLAGEVRPTAAT from the coding sequence ATGCGCATCGTGCTTGCTCCCGACTCGTTCAAGGGGACCGTCGAGGCTTCGGTGGTGGCCGAGGTGTGGGCGGAGGGGTGGTCGCGGGCACGGCCGGGGGACGAGGTGGTGTGCGTGCCGTTGGCGGATGGGGGTGAGGGGACGCTCGATGCGGTGGCGCGGGCCGTGCCGGGGGCGGTTCGGGTGCCGGTGGGGCCGGTGCCGGGGCCCGATGGGCGGCCCGTGGACGGCGCGTGGTTGCGGCTGCCGGACGGTACGGGCGTGGTCGAACTCGCCGCCGTGTCGGGGCTGCCGCTGATGGCCGCACCCGATCCGACCGGGGCGCATACCGCCGGCCTCGGCGTGGTCGTCGGCACGGCGCTGCGGGCCGGCGTGTCCGCCCTGGTGGTCGCGGTGGGCGGTTCGGCCTCGACCGACGGCGGCACCGGCGCCCTGGCCGCGCTCGGAACCCGCTTCCACGACTCCGACGGCCGGGAACTACCGTACGGCGGCGGCCCCTTGGCCCGACTCGCCGGCATCGACACGAGCGGCCTCGCGGCGCCTCCGCCCGGCGGCGTACAGATCCTCACCGACGTCACCAATCCACTGCTCGGCCCGACCGGCGCGGCGGCCGTCTTCGGCCCGCAGAAGGGCGCGACCCCGGCCGACATCGCGGTCCTGGACGCCGCCCTCGCCCGCCTGGCCGCGCTCCTCGGCGGCAGCCCGTCCGCCCCCGGCGCCGGTGCGGCCGGGGGTACCGCGTACGGCCTCGCCACCGCCTGGAACGCCTCGATCGTGCCCGGCGCCCTCCGCGTCGCCGAACTCGCGGGCCTGCCGGACGCGCTCGTCGGCGCCGACCTCGTGATCACCGGCGAGGGCCGCTTCGACGCCACGTCCGCGCAGGGCAAGGTGGTCGGCACGGTCCTCGACCTGGTCCACCACGGGGCCGGCGTCCCCGTGGCCCTGATCGCCGGCTCGATCGCCGCCCCCTTGCCTCCGGGCGTGCCGACCGCCATCGACCTGACCGCGTTGTCCGGCTCCTCCACCGAAGCCCGAACCAACCCCACCCACTGGCTCCGCGAGGCCGCCACCCGCTTGGCCGGCGAAGTCCGCCCCACGGCCGCAACCTGA